A genomic segment from Brienomyrus brachyistius isolate T26 chromosome 9, BBRACH_0.4, whole genome shotgun sequence encodes:
- the nes gene encoding nestin isoform X20: MEVPSYMGTEKYQMLELNKRLETYLGRVKFLEEENKLLHGEVEALRQSKNQRVWKGQLEGELRKTREEVEAALREKDRVELEVSNLNEELQMLQLQRKKVAVARAETKKTVDESKKQLEEEHRGQIWLREKLAQLEKELQFHMEVHQEDVSLLQTQIIHTQYVPPHTYVQPQLLGLEDIKQEFSQRAARAWQEAAGSFQNQVQRLEDSLTQAKSRMAQVSQEKKESYLMAQCLAKELEAAQAKKELLEKNVSQQKDRQLKELQHLEVHLEALESEKAELSNQTAAILKDRHNLLQLKLSLGLEVATYRTLLDSESLRPRVSPKIYYQSASTSREVPKHQTIKQSLTPTISVKPGRRSEMTAPTMAPASLQAPKVNPNEKSIRSEMTNNEEDGWCAESPGSPGWSTHYSKADVIDSSLSGDVRAVEADEGEDHAYALSEQMAQELRATVISLDTSVTETSAIRETHIKEMEEECNLEIAGLEKNLTKQPSLAGEELDQDSKNTLKCLTVTPQFAVDIKGLLSSEQTLDVSEKENPDALKADQLEDNFSDRPVEEVSEMTEKYLPVEAVDESLLVWGEKQVGSEEVNGMESMTSGSKSEPESERELELETIPNETDSFGFEALVSNQSNSAELMLDEKTAEESQSSMTEVKGMQFSEEISLNHRQTTTSYEESKDNVGSMAHQQVDELTLEECRTCELKGCVRKLEEENAGDVAEQTCDNGERDEEKIDGVMEVGEENQSFHTSTLIFECPRVEKTNEQQVHLFTNAEQQEFSDNDDVSNATNSWRTGGDLDSTDSYALENTLADTRPLIRYRSDETDMNTQASHLGETDSSEDEEQESGAGIFEKEKRYSLGSRGDRMIEDLIEEPEWEEIQKSENAGCFNNRETDTSQIEEDDGHGIDKIEEKEIHFEGNVGCLESDGKSVLEIDRKAMLSEENIDLDQAEQDRALGNKAYDQTNLNKDMGDHVDGIVSTGSTDTKADLEKYCYDKATPLSSMEVDSNFLPQETDSTDIKADLEKDGEDDPTTQINWEVDSNFLPQATDSTDIKADLDKDSEDDPTTQINLEVDSNFLPQATDSTDIKADLEKDSEDDPTTQINLEMDSNFLPQATDSTDIKADLEKDSEDDPTTQINLEVDSNFLPQATDSTDIKADLEKDSEDDPTTQINWEMDSNFLPQATDSTDIKADLEKDSEDDPTTQINWEVDTNFLPQATDSIDIKADLEKDSEDDPTTQINWEVDTNFLPQATDSIDIKADLEKDSEDDPTTQINLEVDTNFLPQATDSTDIKADLEKDSEDDPTTQINWEVDTNFLPQETDSTDIKADLEKDSEDDPTTQINWEVDSNFLPQPTDSTDIKADLEKDSEDDPTTQINWEVDTNFLPQETDSTDIKADLEKDSEDDPTTQINLEMDSNFLPQATDSTDIKADLEKDSEDDPTTQINLEMDSNFLPQATDSTDIKADLEKDSEDDPTTQINLEAESKFLPQETDSTDIKADLEKDSEDDPTTQINLEADSNFLPQQGTIECEEFMEPKSHASCDSETNLVNPVNINSEESSGNLSDNEEGIRKESFVENFTISSYGQSPSTENDNTSEILHSQTVTSDEGSEKVLKSEVTEMRPEQKEEDGENSSMLTNVDFNDDLSLHSEITSIAEVLEHTAISDLEDSYSSEDDSPNASQSLKSINQEDISENHKEKETMTCSVNDSGLIGGTEKHFPKLSSTSIENAWGSSDHIQDDKRGILGTDLKASDQFIQSDENIKEYFSYTEQKYGESKASEQQNGNDHDSETKEDEIFTAEVEGLPRIHEKCTELFSATLNEEFWNSNGKMGAFFHPQECGNSECVHTHPNQNAENTENMLETKQCTELRLKEAQSHGLPVQEQIPAHIEQLLYENMERDKKHSEESLEEEDSWSGGED; the protein is encoded by the exons ATGGAGGTCCCCAGCTACATGGGAACTGAGAAGTACCAGATGCTGGAGCTCAACAAGCGTTTGGAGACATACCTGGGCAGGGTGAAGTTCCTTGAGGAGGAGAACAAGCTGCTACATGGGGAAGTTGAGGCTCTGAGGCAGAGTAAGAACCAGCGGGTCTGGAAAGGACAGCTGGAGGGTGAGCTGAGGAAGACCAGGGAGGAAGTGGAGGCAGCTTTGAGGGAGAAGGACAGGGTGGAGCTCGAAGTAAGCAATCTTAATGAGGAGCTGCAGATGCTTCAGCTACAGAGGAAGAAGGTGGCAGTTGCCCGGGCTGAGACCAAGAAGACAGTAGATGAAAGTAAGAAACAACTGGAGGAGGAACATAGAGGCCAGATCTGGCTACGAGAGAAGCTGGCTCAACTGGAGAAAGAGCTGCAGTTCCACATGGAGGTCCACCAAGAGGATGTCTCACTCCTGCAAACCCAGATAATCCACACCCAGTATGTCCCTCCTCATACTTATGTTCAACCACAGCTACTTGGCCTTGAGGACATAAAGCAAGAGTTCTCCCAGAGGGCTGCCCGGGCATGGCAGGAGGCAGCGGGATCATTTCAGAACCAGGTTCAGCGTCTGGAAGACTCTCTGACCCAGGCCAAGTCTCGTATGGCCCAGGTGAGCCAAGAGAAGAAGGAGAGCTACTTGATGGCCCAGTGCCTAGCCAAGGAGCTGGAAGCAGCCCAGGCCAAGAAGGAGCTCCTTGAGAAGAACGTTTCTCAACAGAAGGACAGGCAGCTGAAAGAGCTCCAGCACCTAGAG GTGCATCTGGAGGCCCTGGAAAGCGAGAAAGCAGAGCTTAGTAACCAGACTGCGGCTATTCTGAAGGACAGACACAACCTGCTGCAGCTGAAGCTGTCGCTGGGGCTGGAGGTGGCCACATACAG AACTCTACTAGACAGTGAGAGTCTGAGACCACGTGTGTCTCCCAAAATTTACTACCAGAGTGCCAGCACTTCCC GTGAAGTGCCAAAGCATCAGACTATTAAACAAAGCCTTACCCCCACCATTTCAGTAAAGCCTGGGAGGAGGTCTGAGATGACTGCACCAACAATGGCCCCAGCAAGCCTTCAGGCCCCAAAAGTCAACCCTAACGAAAAGTCCATCAGATCTGAAATGACAAATAATGAGGAAGATGGATGGTGTGCAGAGTCACCCGGTTCTCCAGGTTGGTCAACACATTACTCAAAAGCAGATGTGATTGACAGCAGTTTAAGTGGAGATGTAAGAGCCGTTGAGGCCGATGAGGGGGAGGACCATGCCTACGCTCTCTCTGAGCAAATGGCACAAGAATTAAGAGCCACTGTAATTAGTCTAGACACATCTGTCACCGAGACGTCTGCCATCAGGGAAACGCACATTAAAGAAATGGAGGAGGAATGTAATTTAGAGATCGCTGGGCTCGAAAAAAATCTGACAAAGCAGCCGTCCCTTGCAGGAGAAGAGTTAGACCAGGAttcaaaaaacacattaaaatgtttGACAGTGACACCCCAATTCGCTGTTGACATCAAAGGGCTCCTTAGCTCTGAACAAACACTTGatgtttctgaaaaagaaaatccAGATGCTTTGAAGGCCGATCAACTGGAAGACAACTTTAGTGACAGACCTGTAGAGGAGGTCTCTGAAATGACTGAAAAGTACCTTCCAGTTGAAGCTGTAGATGAATCATTGTTAGTATGGGGTGAAAAACAAGTAGGGTCAGAGGAGGTTAATGGAATGGAAAGCATGACATCGGGATCTAAGTCAGAACCAGAATCAGAAAGAGAATTAGAACTGGAAACCATCCCAAATGAGACAGATTCCTTTGGCTTTGAGGCTTTAGTTAGTAATCAGTCCAACTCTGCGGAGTTAATGCTGGATGAGAAAACTGCAGAAGAATCACAGTCATCTATGACAGAAGTAAAGGGTATGCAGTTTTCGGAAGAGATTTCTTTGAATCACAGGCAGACAACAACATCTTATGAAGAAAGTAAGGACAATGTGGGGAGCATGGCCCACCAGCAAGTGGACGAACTGACTCTGGAAGAATGTAGAACTTGTGAACTGAAGGGATGCGTACGTAAATTAGAGGAAGAGAATGCAGGAGATGTAGCAGAACAGACGTGTGATAATGGGGAGAGAGATGAGGAAAAAATAGATGGAGTGATGGAGGTAGGAGAAGAAAATCAGAGTTTCCACACCAGCACTTTGATTTTCGAGTGCCCAAGAGTAGAGAAAACTAATGAACAGCAAGTGCATTTATTCACCAATGCGGAGCAACAAGAATTCTCTGACAATGACGACGTTTCGAATGCCACCAATTCATGGAGAACAGGGGGAGATCTTGACAGCACTGATAGCTATGCTTTGGAGAACACGCTTGCCGACACCCGTCCCTTGATCCGATACAGGAGTGATGAGACAGACATGAACACTCAAGCATCACACTTAGGCGAGACCGActccagtgaggatgaagaACAAGAGTCAGGAGCGGGAATttttgaaaaggaaaaaaggtACAGCCTCGGTTCTAGAGGCGACCGGATGATAGAGGATCTCATTGAAGAGCCAGAATGGGAGGAGATACAAAAGAGCGAGAATGCAGGCTGCTTTAATAATAGAGAGACTGATACAAGTCAAATAGAGGAGGATGATGGTCACGGAATTGATAAAATTGAAGAGAAAGAGATACATTTTGAAGGCAATGTTGGATGTTTGGAATCTGATGGAAAATCTGTACTGGAGATAGACAGGAAAGCAATGTTAAGTGAAGAGAATATAGACCTAGATCAAGCAGAACAGGACAGGGCTCTTGGAAATAAGGCATATGACCAGACAAACCTGAATAAGGACATGGGTGATCATGTTGATGGAATCGTAAGTACAGGTTCAACTGACACCAAAGCAGATTTAGAAAAATATTGTTATGATAAAGCCACACCCCTAAGTAGTATGGAGGTGGACAGCAATTTTCTACCACAAGAAACAGACTCAACTGATATCAAAGCAGATTTAGAGAAAGACGGTGAAGATGACCCCACAACCCAAATTAATTGGGAGGTGGACAGCAATTTTCTACCACAAGCAACAGATTCAACTGATATCAAAGCAGACTTAGACAAAGACAGTGAAGATGACCCCACaacccaaattaatttggaggtGGACAGCAATTTTCTACCACAAGCAACAGATTCAACTGATATCAAAGCAGATTTAGAGAAAGACAGTGAAGATGACCCCACaacccaaattaatttggagatGGACAGCAATTTTCTACCACAAGCAACAGATTCAACTGATATCAAAGCAGATTTAGAGAAAGACAGTGAAGATGACCCCACaacccaaattaatttggaggtGGACAGCAATTTTCTACCACAAGCAACAGATTCAACTGATATCAAAGCAGATTTAGAGAAAGACAGTGAAGATGACCCCACAACCCAAATTAATTGGGAG ATGGACAGCAATTTTCTACCACAAGCAACAGATTCAACTGATATCAAAGCAGATTTAGAGAAAGACAGTGAAGATGACCCCACAACCCAAATTAATTGGGAG gtGGACACCAATTTTCTACCACAAGCAACAGATTCAATTGATATCAAAGCAGATTTAGAGAAAGACAGTGAAGATGACCCCACAACCCAAATTAATTGGGAGGTGGACACCAATTTTCTACCACAAGCAACAGATTCAATTGATATCAAAGCAGATTTAGAGAAAGACAGTGAAGATGACCCCACaacccaaattaatttggaggtGGACACCAATTTTCTACCACAAGCAACAGATTCAACTGATATCAAAGCAGATTTAGAGAAAGACAGTGAAGATGACCCCACAACCCAAATTAATTGGGAGGTGGACACCAATTTTCTACCACAAGAAACAGATTCAACTGATATCAAAGCAGATTTAGAGAAAGACAGTGAAGATGACCCCACAACCCAAATTAATTGGGAGGTGGACAGCAATTTTCTACCACAACCAACAGATTCAACTGATATCAAAGCAGATTTAGAGAAAGACAGTGAAGATGACCCCACAACCCAAATTAATTGGGAGGTGGACACCAATTTTCTACCACAAGAAACAGATTCAACTGATATCAAAGCAGATTTAGAGAAAGACAGTGAAGATGACCCCACaacccaaattaatttggagatGGACAGCAATTTTCTACCACAAGCAACAGATTCAACTGATATCAAAGCAGATTTAGAGAAAGACAGTGAAGATGACCCCACaacccaaattaatttggagatGGACAGCAATTTTCTACCACAAGCAACAGATTCAACTGATATCAAAGCAGATTTAGAGAAAGACAGTGAAGATGACCCCACaacccaaattaatttggaggcGGAGAGCAAGTTTCTACCACAAGAAACAGATTCAACTGATATCAAAGCAGATTTAGAGAAAGACAGTGAAGATGACCCCACaacccaaattaatttggaggcGGACAGCAATTTTCTGCCACAGCAAGGAACTATAGAATGTGAGGAATTCATGGAGCCAAAGAGTCATGCCAGCTGTGACAGTGAAACAAACCTtgtcaatcctgttaatatcaACAGTGAAGAAAGCTCAGGGAATTTGTCAGACAATGAGGAAGGTATCAGAAAAGAATCATTTGTTGAGAACTTCACGATATCATCATATGGGCAGTCACCATCCACTGAAAATGACAACACCAGTGAGATATTACATTCACAAACTGTGACTTCAGACGAAGGGTCAGAAAAAGTGCTGAAAAGTGAGGTAACGGAAATGCGTCCTGAGCAGAAAGAGGAGGATGGCGAGAACTCATCCATGCTAACAAATGTGGATTTCAACGATGATCTCTCATTGCACAGTGAGATCACAAGCATCGCAGAAGTTCTAGAACATACTGCCATATCAGACTTAGAGGATTCGTACAGTTCTGAAGATGACTCACCCAATGCCAGTCAGTCATTAAAATCTATCAATCAGGAGGACATCTCTGAAAATCACAAAGAGAAGGAAACAATGACATGTTCTGTGAATGATTCTGGATTAATAGGAGGGACAGAGAAGCATTTTCCAAAATTATCCAGCACCTCTATAGAAAATGCCTGGGGCAGCAGTGATCACATCCAAGATGATAAGAGGGGGATTCTAGGCACAGATTTAAAGGCATCTGaccagtttatccaaagtgacgaaaacataaaagaatacttttcatACAccgagcaaaaatatggagagTCAAAAGCTTCGGAACAGCAAAATGGAAACGATCATGATAGTGAAACAAAGGAAGATGAGATCTTCACAGCAGAAGTTGAGGGACTTCCCCGAATACATGAAAAATGCACAGAGTTGTTCAGCGCCACTCTTAATGAAGAGTTCTGGAATTCTAATGGAAAGATGGGAGCCTTCTTTCATCCACAGGAGTGTGGGAATTCGGAATGCGTTCACACGCACCCTAATCAGAACGCGGAAAATACAGAGAACATGCTAGAAACAAAACAATGCACAGAATTAAGACTAAAGGAGGCTCAATCACACGGTCTACCAGTGCAAGAGCAGATCCCGGCTCACATCGAGCAGCTATTGTACGAAAACATGGAAAGAGACAAGAAACATTCTGAAGAATCTCTGGAAGAGGAAgactcctggtctggtggagaAGATTAG